gtaatataatttataattaaggaAAAAAGAAGTGTCATCCTTAAGTATTATGTGACTGATAGTGAAAGTGTCTGCCGGGTGTTGCTATCTATTTGGGATCAACACCAAGGGGTAGAGTATGTACTAATCGAACATCTAaaaaagaataattttttttattattttcacctatatatattttttagaaccatatttaatttaattatatgttttaaaataagataatgacccttttatatatatatatatatatatttccctTTTGAAGAATGATATAGAATTCAACTTCCCTGATAAATTTAcgtgaaatttttttagttctTAAAATAAGCAACATGGTGACTCatttgttttttatatatataatataattattgattatataatgataatcttattaaaaaaaacaagcatAAAGATATTGTGTATAATCTTTTTAGATATATCTTGTTATAATGGATGTATGAGTGTGAGAAATAATGGCGTAGGCACATGCATAATTGACCCTAGCTAGCTACTTTATTAGGGATTTTAAGTGgaaataaataatagaaataaaaattatatattctctAATTGTAAACAAAAGGGGCTCAAGAAAATTTTGTAGTATTTACTTTCGATTGATTGATATATATCTGCCCATCATTTTCACTAATGCCCTTcacaaattatgattttataccTAAATTAATTTGACCCActgattaaaattcaatgactAGGTAGAAGCCGCCCACCTACCGCAACAAAGACGGCGAGACCTTCCaagaattttcatatatataaaaaagaaaattacattttaatatcTTATATTTGTCTCCttcaaattttgtttatttcaaattgaatttttagtCTAATGTATTTCATTTTATGGTAGTTTTAGTCTCTTTTCATCAGGAGTGTTGATGTGATATTGTACTCGTTAACGTCATGTCGGCATTACATTAACACCACCttccatgaatttttataatccgtttttttgttatttttactGTACAATTGTTGTCTTTGTTTCGGTAAGTGTgcaactatatatataaaaagaaaactacatttttagtattatatatttatttatttttctaagtTTTAGTCTAATGTATTTCATTTTATGGTAGTTATAGTTTTTTTTCATCGGGAGTGTTGATATGATACTATCGTTAACTTAATGTCGACACTACATCAACACCACCTTGGTGCAACGTcagaaaaaagaataaaattgagaaaaaagCAAAGATAGCATATTAGtactgaaatttgaaaatatagacgaccaaaatccaaaaaaaaagtaaatatacggataaaaaaatacaatatctatatataaaaaagcatatatatattttaaaaattattatattttaaagatattatatttttttaaaagaaaaaaaaacttttaaaacttAGCATGTCGTCACCTGTGAAATTTCTGTATCTTTTTAAGTGACATGCAACTTTTTCGATACGGTGAGTTGAGGAATTCAATTATTGATACAGAAGAAACCCCAAATTTAGAATCTTGTCCCCTCATTATCAATAACTTATAGGAGTACAGATTGGAAAAAGTTAATGAGCAAATATATGGGGGATTTGTTTGATacttataattttttacttttacACAAGATACTTCTAcaatataattgcataaaagtCAATGGATGATCAATTACTTTTTTAGACTAATTATCCATTTTCATTGTTGATTAATTTGGAGTAAATTATCAATGGAGaatcccaaaaaaaatattttaaaaaaaaaaatacatattaatataaatatcacAATATTGATTTCCGACCATGTTtctcaacacatatatatttttacgaaaatcgattttattttgtattcatATCGATATTTATGTGGTTCCCGAGATGTCCTTGATTAAAATTTCCTGAAAATATTTATAGCAATATTAAAGTTACAACCAATATATCGTACGTACAAAGATATAATGTtcaacaattatatatatagtgtTATTTTCTGTTGGATTTATCATGagattttgaaaaatgaaattttgtattgaattttttgtgttttaagaatttttatacaaaaatagcattactcaaatatttaaatataatcacaTTCTataaacaatattatatatatttgtgaagaaaatgatataatatatgatattaaaagGAGAGAAGAGAAGGGGGAGAGGAAGCATTGGACAAGTAGTGTTTTGGAAGATTGCTCTTAAATTGATGCACATGGGAACAAGGCTGTCTATTATATTGCTCCTTTTTGCTGTGATAACGGGGGGGATGTGCCTTGCTTGTCTCAAAACAAGGGTACCCCATCCAAGGCCACTTCCCTTAATCTTTGTCTTAATAACACCAAAACATCATGGGGGCCATTTCAACCTTAATTCATCCCTACCacctttaattaatattttctttacaCTTTAAATCGAAGGGCGGATTCCATAGAAATTAAGATGCTTAAATAccatcaaattaatttaaaaaagacGAACTCGACTGGAATAATTTAGTTAGCATAAGTCATTTACTAGGTATAAGAGACAATTGGAGTGAAGATCAAACATTTAATAAGAGACACCAACATGCATGCCTTCGGAAATGGTTTACAGACTTTCCAAGAAGATAGAGCAGTGCTTGGAAACTTGATGTAAAATGTTTTGCCCtcttttgataaaaaaataaaataaaaaaatatatataaatatataataaatattttgtctGTTGTCTCCATAACATGctgaaattatatataatatgaataaTGTCAAGTAGCTAACTATAATGCATTATTTGTTCCCACAAAATTTGATATGCTTGCTTTTATTATTGCTAAGCTAAAACTATTTGTCCATTAGACTCTCACATCTCGATATATGACTCCTAtatgttcaaaaaaaaaaaactcttataTGCATAATATTTGACATATATGTTGGAGTATTGTTTTCTCGTATCCAAGACGCagcgaaattttaaaaattttagttttgaatttaaaaacgTTTATTGTACGTCGTATGATTTATAACATTTATAGGGTGCTTTAAATCTGTTTACCTTTGCGTGTATAATGTCGGCTCCAACTATTCTGGTTTTTTTAGCGGATATAGTCCTTCTTGTAAATTAATACGAATAGATCTTTCTCATTTGATCGCCTAATCAAGTTCATGATCGAATAATGGATCTCTTGTTTAGATCACAATAGAAATCTTAAACAATTTTGCGTCGAGACTAGATCGCTTGAATTCCAGAAATCATGTGGCGATGTGGTCGTGAGAGTGGCCTtgaaatttttcttttgaaaaattgaaGTGGCCGAATTTTGAGGAGCTATGCAAagtaatcattatttaatttcttaagtgattgttaataaattaattaatcaattctaGACCATTCTAGAATATTCCATGATAATCATGTACATATAGGAGTCTGCActtctaatattattatttaattactagatcttaaatttactaaataaataattgtgaactcattataaccccgatcgacgattaGATAGCGCTGATCTAAcgatgatacaaatcttgttcatataatgaaaactgaaaattaaaatttcgaagatcaaaattttcatgacCAATTTTTTGTGGctgtcaattttgtgaactccttcacCAAAACAGAAAGTTTTACTCTCCTCAGAAAATTAGCAGTTAAGCTAACTTACACAACTTTCAATACATGACGTGCATGGTTCATCTTCAAACGCCCAGTCTCGGCTCtcaagagtcctagccacgtcgtatatatatatatatatatatataccatcaGCCTTAGTTTAAGCCCATCTTCTTTGAAACCTCCACTTTTCCCATCTTTGTCTAAAACCAAACACAATCCAGCCAACCAGCCACAACAATATTCTTCATTCTCCCTCTGCTCCCCAACCCTCAAGAAATCCCAAATCAagattttctgtttttttttaagaaaagaaaagaaaaacttgAGCCATGGAAGATTATTACAACCTTAATTTCTTAGGGTCACTTCTGATCTCATGTATTTTGATGCTTTTTGTGCTGAAGATTGTGGTTCATATATGGTGGACACCAAGGAAAATTGGGAGCCATTTCACGAAGCAAGGCATTAAGGGTCCAAAATACCATCTTTTGCTGGGGAATATGAAGGAGATTTCTAGCTTGAATTTGATTGCTTCATCTCAATCCATGCCTTTCTCCCACAATATACTCCCAAGAGTCCTGTCTTTCTATCATCATTGGAAGAAAATATATGGTACTTGATCTTCATTTCATGCCTCAAAAAATCTTGTTTCTTCACTTtgtgggattttttttttgttttttaacattttcttttgttcttgcaaacacacacacacattaatTACTTATTCAAGAGAGTTATTGTGAGGATCATTGTGTGTTTCTGTAGGGTCTACACTATCCATTTTCTTTAGACAAAATGATGAACCCGTTACTTCTTTTTTTTGTGCTACCACTTTTGGTAAACACCGATATATTTGATCTTTGGTATGTGATATTTAGCACTTAAGATAAAACCCTACTTAATAATGAAGTGCTTTCACATGGCTGCAGGCTCCATGTTTCTTGTGTGGTTCGGACCAACAGCTCGTGTCACGGTTTCTGATCCGGCTCTTATCAGAGAAATCTTCGTCTTGAAATCAGAGTTGTTCGAGAAAAACGAGTCGCCGGAATTAGTGCGGAAAATCGAAGGCGACGGCCTGTTGAGTCTCAAAGGAGAGAAATGGGCTCACCACAGAAAGATCATTCAACCAACTTTCCACACAGAAAATCTCAAggtatatgataaatttaatcgTCAAgaataaatcatgattcatcCATGGTTTATTAGTCGTCGCCGAACAAGGAATAAcaaaaagaaatttatttaGAAGTGATATACTTATCTTGACTTTATTATATCATCATGAGCACAAGTCCATACTGATCTAGATACGATTCCATGTCGAGTTAGTCAACCAATAAAATTATACACACACCTTATCAATGCAACCATTCAATATTTATCAACTAAACATGACGTCGGATATTATTAACAGTTGGTGGTGCCCCTGATGGGCAAAATCATAGAAGAGGCGTTGGCGACTTGGCCGGAGAAAATGTCGGATTCAGGCAAGGTTGAAGTCGAGGTTTCTGATTGGTTCCAGAATATAGTGAGAGATGTAATAACAAGAGTGACGTTTGGAAGCAGCTATTCTGAAGGGAGAGCCATTTTTGAACTGCTAGCACAGCAAATGGTCCATGCCACCGAAGCCTATCAGAAATTTTTCATCCCTGGATATAGGTAAGTTCTCATTAATAGTAATTATGTCTTTTCCTAAATATTTCCAAATCGCAATAATGATCGTAATTATTATAATGATTTCATAATTATGCACATAATTATTACATTTCGTGTGGTGCAACTTTCACTATTAACGCCGATGTCTTAttgtttcaaatttcaaaacgaaatgtttgatttgattcgAACTTAAATCAAGATCTCAAATTTAAGACGTGGGTCGATTTCGAAAACCAATTACTTGGTGGTCACAGTAAGATTATAAGTGTGGGATATGTAGTAATATATGAcaagtaaataatataataattaatagtaaaaatgcattaaaaataaCGAGGCCCCAATAATCAAATCACGCGTGAAAAATCATATTCCTTCCCCTCGAAACTGATGCACGTCCAATCGAGCGAAGCGACACATGATAGTTGATACCCCATTTTTGTGTAGTTATATCTTCTGATGAAAAGGTGTCTGTTTGTTGATTTTTCAGGTTCTTCCCCACCAAAAAGAACCGAATATCTTGGGGATTGGAAAAGGAGATCCGTAGATCGCTGCTGAAGGTTATCGACGGCAGGCGGCGGTCTTCGGGGGATTCGAGTGGGCAGGCGGAGGCGACGTCGGGTGAGTGTCCCAACGACTTGTTGGAGGTGATGATGCGGGCGGGGGATGAGGCTGCTGCGCCGCTGGCGGTGACGCCGAACGACATCGTCGAGGAGTGCAAGACGCTGTTCTTCGCCGGCCACCACACGACGTCGAATCTGCTGACGTGGACGGCGGTGCTGCTGGCGATGCATCCCCAGTGGCAGGAACAGGCACGTGAGGAGGTCTTGCGGGTGTGTGGAACACGTGAAGTCCCTATTAAAGATGATCTCGCCAAGCTCAAAACGGTAATTATTTTTTctactttttcttttcttttaaaaagtgCGTTAATCATTGCTAATTCTATTTTCAATAGCCatagcttttttttttactagTTTGTTACAATTAAATCGATTTTTAGGCCAAATGCATTTTAAGCTGGAAAAGATCATATGGAAATGGTCTcgaatatttttgatataaaaataatatttttaaattagtcGAATTTTGTGTATAATTAATCTATTATGGGATGATAGCTTTtccaaaacaaaaatatataaattttcatgATCTTTAACCTTACAATCGAAATATTAACATGaaagttaaatattttactttatataataaaatataagccCAAGTCCTGAGCATGACatgattatataatttatatgtacgcatatttatttacataaatgtatgtatatgtacaatataatattttttttttcgaaaaggACAATTCATCCTTGGAAATTGTGGGAAATAAAAAGCGAAACTTAAGCATGTGTTTGATGCGCGAAAAGGGATCTTATCTTGAGGGTTATTAATGATGTTGATATAATAATGtgatgataattttaaaaatgctattttatttcttgttgtttgaattaatttaaatggATTCTTGCTCTGATTAGTTACAGACTATGAAATTTAGTACACATTTTGCTTGCGACATGGTTTTAAATACTTGTTTCTAAGTTGAATGATTAGTTTAATGTTTGAATTAATTTGCAGCTGGCAATGATCTTAAACGAATCACTACGGCTATACCCGCCAGCAGTAGCTGTAATCAGACGAGCCAAGACCGATACACAGCTAGGCACGCTCCAAATACCACGCGGGACGGAGCTTCTCATCCCCATACTAGCTGTACACCACGACCCAACCCTTTGGTGTCACGATGTGCACGAGTTCAACCCAGCTAGGTTCGCCAAAGGCGTCGCCCACGCGGCCAACCACCCGATGGCgttcatgccttttggcttaggAGCCCGTCGTTGCATAGGCCAAAACCTAGCCATATTACAAGCCAAGCTAGCTATCGCCATAATTCTCCAACGATTCTCTTTCGAGCTCTCGCCCAGCTACCAACATTCGCCTTCGGTTCTAATGCTTCTACACCCTCAACATGGTGCACCCATTGTGTTTCGAAAGTTGTAGGGAACGTGCTGCTGCTTAAAATGAGTGATGTGTTCTGATTAAAATAGGATTCTAACTAATTAACTTAGACGATGGATGAAAGTTATATTTTTAGGATGAATGTTGATTAGTCTAACTCGTAACGTGTTAGTCTTTCTTTTCTCAAAAGCGTTTCCTCTAATAAGCTATAGAGTTGAAAATCGGTCTCCTTTTTCAAGTATTGTTCGTCTCTCATTTCTACCTTACCTTTCGTGTTTCGAATATGTAAATACTTTTATTAGTTTTTTGCTTGTACACAATGTTTTATATAATTGGAATTTCGATTACAATTTCTTCTCTTATTTTGATATATACTAGTTTTCTCTTGACATTTTCCTTAAATAAATCATtctgatattttaaattattaacgTCTAGTGATtagtataataatattaatttggtCATATTTACTATATCTAAAATtgtctttatattatatagataTATGTAAACTTGATTCTATAGttatactatttatttattaagttGGGGAACTTTTATGACgtgatcaatatttttttaaaaaaatcgacaATATctctttaaaattataaaagaactCAATCTccatttgataaaaaaaaaatatatcataaaaactattttaacaaaaattatatgttatctTATCACTATTACAtgcattttcgaaaaattttaaaactattaaaatattttatttaatatttatataaaaaaacttaTACACGCAACACGTGCAAAGGGTCGCTAGTTAAATATAATAGTTGAGCCTGTTAGAGGGACactattttttttcccaaatataTGAATATGTAAACTCTATTTTATGTGTATATCAGTAATTCGAAGCATTtctcatcaaaattttcaaaatttttcccaactaaCTATTATAGAGataacaaataaattttcactttatttacgtattatttaaatgtaaattattNTATTTACTTGAGTTAGCCTTGTGGCCCTTGTCATAAGTTTACTTGGAAATAATAAATGAGGCCAAAACTTTAGACTTTCAAGCGGATGGGCCAACATGTATGTTTCAAAGTGAGCCCAAATATGTGAAAAATGGACAGTCTAACGTGGGGAAGTTTATtgcttttcaaattaattttggaGGCTACAAAAAAGTACATATTATGAAGCCCCCGAGGGAATTGTTAAAATATAGTTcctaattttatgtatttttttttaaaatttttgttttctatattatcaaattccaTTGTACTCTTCatgtatattttgatttttaataattttagtcatttttttatttagaatacTGATGTATCATCACAAACATCAATATCAATATATGTCACTTCATCAACGtataaaaaaaaagactaaattgaaaaaaatatgaaaacaaaaGGAGCAagcaataaataaaacattttggACCAAAATGGGATTTTccccaatttttaa
This sequence is a window from Primulina huaijiensis isolate GDHJ02 chromosome 13, ASM1229523v2, whole genome shotgun sequence. Protein-coding genes within it:
- the LOC140990972 gene encoding cytochrome P450 734A1-like gives rise to the protein MEDYYNLNFLGSLLISCILMLFVLKIVVHIWWTPRKIGSHFTKQGIKGPKYHLLLGNMKEISSLNLIASSQSMPFSHNILPRVLSFYHHWKKIYGSMFLVWFGPTARVTVSDPALIREIFVLKSELFEKNESPELVRKIEGDGLLSLKGEKWAHHRKIIQPTFHTENLKLVVPLMGKIIEEALATWPEKMSDSGKVEVEVSDWFQNIVRDVITRVTFGSSYSEGRAIFELLAQQMVHATEAYQKFFIPGYRFFPTKKNRISWGLEKEIRRSLLKVIDGRRRSSGDSSGQAEATSGECPNDLLEVMMRAGDEAAAPLAVTPNDIVEECKTLFFAGHHTTSNLLTWTAVLLAMHPQWQEQAREEVLRVCGTREVPIKDDLAKLKTLAMILNESLRLYPPAVAVIRRAKTDTQLGTLQIPRGTELLIPILAVHHDPTLWCHDVHEFNPARFAKGVAHAANHPMAFMPFGLGARRCIGQNLAILQAKLAIAIILQRFSFELSPSYQHSPSVLMLLHPQHGAPIVFRKL